One region of Trachemys scripta elegans isolate TJP31775 chromosome 8, CAS_Tse_1.0, whole genome shotgun sequence genomic DNA includes:
- the PRKAA2 gene encoding 5'-AMP-activated protein kinase catalytic subunit alpha-2 — translation MAEKQKHDGRVKIGHYVLGDTLGVGTFGKVKIGEHQLTGHKVAVKILNRQKIRSLDVVGKIKREIQNLKLFRHPHIIKLYQVISTPTDFFMVMEYVSGGELFDYICKHGRVEDAEARRLFQQILSAVDYCHRHMVVHRDLKPENVLLDAHMNAKIADFGLSNMMSDGEFLRTSCGSPNYAAPEVISGRLYAGPEVDIWSCGVILYALLCGTLPFDDEHVPTLFKKIRGGVFYIPEYLNRSVATLLMHMLQVDPLKRATIKDIREHEWFKQDLPSYLFPEDPSYDANVIDDDAVREVCEKFECTESEVMNSLYSGDPQDQLAVAYHLIIDNWRIMNQASEFYLASSPPTGSFMDDSTMHIPPGVKPHPERMPPLIADSPKARCPLDALNTTKPKPLTVKKAKWHLGIRSQSKPYDIMAEVYRAMKQLDFEWKVVNAYHLRVRRKNPVTGNYVKMSLQLYQVDNRSYLLDFKSIDDDVMEQRSGSSTPQRSCSAAGLHRPRLSIDSTTAEFQSLTGSLTGSVIGSVASVTPRLGSHTMDFFEMCASLIMALAR, via the exons TTGGAGAACACCAGCTGACAGGACATAAAGTTGCCgtaaaaattttaaatagacAGAAAATTCGGAGTTTGGATGTGGTTGGGAAAATCAAGAGAGAAATTCAAAACCTAAAACTCTTTCGGCACCCTCATATTATCAAACT ATATCAGGTCATCAGCACTCCAACTGATTTTTTCATGGTAATGGAATATGTATCTGGTGGCGAATTGTTTGATTACATCTGTAAGCATGGACGT GTGGAAGATGCAGAGGCTAGACGCCTTTTCCAGCAGATTCTCTCTGCAGTGGATTACTGTCACAGGCATATGGTTGTCCACAGAGACCTGAAACCAGAGAATGTGCTGCTGGATGCACACATGAATGCCAAGATAGCTGATTTTG GGTTGTCGAACATGATGTCAGATGGTGAATTTCTGCGAACCAGCTGTGGTTCCCCAAACTATGCAGCACCTGAAGTCATCTCCGGAAG GTTGTATGCTGGCCCTGAGGTGGATATCTGGAGTTGTGGTGTTATTCTCTATGCTCTTCTCTGCGGGACGCTGCCATTCGACGATGAACATGTTCCCACGCTCTTTAAGAAGATCCGTGGAGGTGTTTTCTACATCCCTGAATATCTCAACCGTTCAGTTGCCACTCTCCTCATGCACATGCTGCAGGTTGACCCGCTCAAGCGAGCAACCATCAAGGACATAAG AGAACACGAGTGGTTTAAACAAGACTTGCCCAGTTATTTGTTTCCAGAGGATCCTTCTTACGATGCCAATGTCATTGATGATGACGCAGTGCGGGAAGTTTGTGAGAAGTTTGAATGCACGGAGTCAGAGGTGATGAACAGTTTGTATAGCGGTGACCCACAAGACCAGCTTGCAGTAGCTTACCACCTTATTATTGACAATTGGAGAATCATGAACCAAGCCAGTGAGTTTTACCTCGCCTCTAGTCCGCCCACTGGCTCATTTATGGATGACAGCACTATGCACATACCTCCAGGGGTGAAACCACACCCAGAGAGGATGCCTCCTTTAATAGCAGACAGTCCCAAAGCACGGTGCCCCTTGGATGCACTGAATACTACCAAGCCAAAACCTCTGACTGTGAAAAAAGCCAAGTGGCATCTAGGAATCCGCAGTCAAAGCAAACCGTATGACATTATGGCTGAAGTGTACCGAGCTATGAAacagctggattttgaatggaaG GTGGTGAACGCCTATCATCTTAGAGTGCGTCGAAAGAACCCGGTGACCGGGAATTATGTGAAAATGAGTTTACAGCTTTACCAGGTTGACAATCGCAGCTATCTTTTGGACTTTAAAAGCATTGATG ATGATGTCATGGAGCAGAGGTCAGGCTCCTCCACACCACAGCGCTCATGCTCTGCGGCTGGCTTGCACAGACCAAGACTGAGTATTGATTCTACCACTGCTGAATTCCAGTCGCTTACTGGATCCCTGACTGGCTCCGTGATTGGGAGCGTGGCCTCCGTTACTCCACGCCTGGGTAGCCACACCATGGATTTTTTTGAAATGTGTGCCAGTCTGATCATGGCATTAGCTCGCTGA